In a single window of the Nilaparvata lugens isolate BPH chromosome 1, ASM1435652v1, whole genome shotgun sequence genome:
- the LOC111044253 gene encoding uncharacterized protein LOC111044253 — protein MQFNNNRNAVITYTVIFVLILLASIYVVHYTGFRLQNLISVSDGKSSDEDVIQTNSLEELLQEGGDQLLAYAEKLVEDENSVLMNGEGMMKVVNDKVGYGSGGGDNVSRTQVSYSEFGRNNNSRDDMTSDALNNIMRNYLNYVGLKKEEAEAAKNAHYARLQQIDENMLSSKEKQWKIQEEKRRKKRLISRRGVVSKDQDLQSETLDSNNDTEIIYKSLMKDSIATETNVTKLNTSTMLKKNIISNSNSVDEKSSFPESNDVDQKLQLHNTGPEALKNSELQCNAISIRTRSLDEPRILSLPSNVINAMIGQGNITDQGKRMMKREDAAKVDSEEQLKGTTLCVPKDSGPVKPVKPNGAGKTSESPIRKVDVDSDGDDIAAAKLINGFMQSVMDQAAKIGNLKSELGLGRKSDVEYQSFTNINKTVTNEFMSNVFGCVDKLVENTLARQVCGQLPPDMKRFLNWLLNSGVSKEQACSAQKSSGETDFANFVFSAAGSNRNETRFNNVNIINEQCSSMEKNRNI, from the exons atgcagttcaataataacAGAAATGCAGTTATCACTTACACGGTTATATTTGTATTAATCTTACTTGCGTCAATATATGTTGTACATTACACAGGATTTCGTTTGCAAAATCTAATTAGTGTCTCTGATGGTAAATCTTCAGATGAAGACGTGATTCAAACCAATAGCCTGGAGGAACTTCTGCAAGAGGGTGGGGATCAACTATTAGCATACGCTGAAAAGCTTGTTGAAGATGAGAATAGCGTTCTCATGAATGGTGAAGGAATGATGAAGGTGGTCAATGATAAAGTAGGATATGGAAGTGGAGGCGGTGATAATGTTAGCCGAACTCAGGTGAGTTATTCCGAATTCGGAAGAAATAATAACAGTAGAGATGATATGACATCAGACgctttaaataatattatgcgCAACTATTTGAATTATGTTGGcttgaaaaaggaagaagcagAAGCAGCTAAGAATGCGCATTATGCTCGTCTTCAACAGATAGATGAGAACATGCTTAGTTCGAAAGAAAAACAATGGAAAATACAAGAAGAAAAGCGGAGAAAAAAGAGATTGATATCCAGGAGAGGTGTTGTCAGTAAAGACCAAGATCTCCAGTCAGAGACATTGGATTCAAATAATGACacagaaattatttataaatcttTGATGAAAG ATTCAATTGCTACTGAAACAAACGTTACAAAACTCAACACTTCAACCATgctgaagaaaaatattataagcaACTCAAATTCAGTAGACGAAAAATCATCCTTTCCAGAGTCCAATGATGTAGATCAAAAACTTCAACTGCATAATACTGGTCCAGAAGCACTGAAAAATAGTGAATTGCAATGTAATGCAATCTCTATCAGAACAAGGTCTTTGGACGAACCCAGAATTTTGAGTCTGCCAAGCAATGTTATTAATGCCATGATCGGTCAGGGTAATATCACTGACCAAGGAAAGAGGATGATGAAGCGAGAAGATGCAGCTAAGGTGGACAGTGAAGAGCAACTGAAAGGTACCACTCTTTGTGTGCCGAAAGATTCTGGTCCTGTTAAACCTGTTAAGCCAAATGGGGCTGGGAAAACATCTGAATCTCCCATCCGTAAAGTTGACGTGGATTCTGATGGTGATGACATTGCTGCTGCCAAACTGATAAATGGTTTCATGCAGAGTGTCATGGATCAAGCAGCAAAGATTGGAAATCTGAAGAGTGAACTGGGACTCGGTAGGAAAAGTGATGTTGAATATCAATCGTTcacaaatattaataaaactgtGACAAATGAATTTATGAGTAACGTATTTGGTTGTGTGGACAAGCTGGTGGAGAACACTCTGGCAAGACAGGTGTGCGGCCAGCTGCCTCCGGACATGAAGCGCTTCCTCAACTGGCTGCTGAACTCGGGCGTGTCAAAGGAGCAGGCCTGTAGCGCCCAGAAGTCCTCAGGTGAGACCGATTTTGCCAATTTCGTGTTTTCCGCTGCTGGATCTAACAGAAATGAAACAAGATTCAATAATGTGAACATTATTAATGAACAATGCTCGTCTATGGAGAAGAATAGAAATATctaa